The following proteins come from a genomic window of Dongia rigui:
- a CDS encoding chemotaxis protein CheW, which translates to MTNGAGSDFGATVSTNNGEQRDYVTMSIGDQMFGIPVLTVQDVLGPQNIARVPLAPPEVAGSLNLRGRIVTAIDVRPRLGLATREGGKAAMSVVVEHDGELYSLLVDSVGEVLSLNSRDYQRNPPTLSPRLREFSDGIYRLNGSLLVVLNVGSLLDFGTRSDVA; encoded by the coding sequence ATGACGAATGGCGCCGGGTCGGATTTCGGCGCAACTGTTTCGACCAACAATGGCGAACAGCGCGATTACGTGACCATGTCGATCGGCGACCAGATGTTCGGGATTCCGGTGCTGACCGTCCAGGACGTGCTCGGGCCACAGAACATCGCGCGTGTGCCGCTGGCGCCGCCCGAAGTGGCCGGCAGCCTCAATCTGCGCGGCCGCATCGTAACGGCGATCGACGTGCGACCGCGCCTTGGCCTGGCGACCCGCGAGGGCGGCAAGGCGGCGATGTCGGTGGTCGTCGAACACGACGGCGAACTCTACAGCCTGCTGGTCGACAGCGTCGGTGAGGTGTTGAGCCTCAATTCGCGCGACTACCAGCGCAACCCGCCGACCCTGAGCCCGCGCCTGCGCGAGTTCTCGGACGGAATCTATCGCCTCAACGGGTCGCTGCTGGTCGTCCTGAATGTCGGCTCCTTGCTGGACTTCGGTACGCGTTCGGACGTTGCCTAA
- the ctrA gene encoding response regulator transcription factor CtrA, translated as MRVLVVEDDSNTAQSIELMLKAEGYIVDTTNLGEDGLEIGKLYDYDIIILDLMLPDIDGYEVLRRLRAARINTPILILSGLSELDSKIKGLGFGADDYLTKPFDRRELIARLQAIVRRSKGHSDSIIKTGRLTVNLDTRTVEVESQPLHLTGKEYGILELLSLRKGTTLTKEMFLNHLYGGMDEPELKIIDVFVCKLRKKLSTATGGENYIETVWGRGYVLRDPEDSSLPAKTAESA; from the coding sequence ATGCGCGTGCTAGTCGTCGAAGACGATTCCAACACCGCCCAAAGCATCGAGCTGATGCTGAAAGCCGAGGGCTATATCGTTGACACAACTAATCTCGGGGAAGACGGACTCGAGATCGGTAAGCTCTACGATTACGACATCATTATTCTTGACCTGATGTTGCCCGATATCGACGGCTACGAGGTCTTGCGCCGGCTGCGCGCCGCGCGCATTAACACACCGATCTTGATTCTTTCCGGCCTCTCCGAGCTCGACAGCAAGATCAAGGGCCTGGGCTTCGGTGCCGACGATTACCTGACAAAGCCGTTCGACCGGCGCGAACTGATCGCGCGTCTGCAGGCGATCGTGCGCCGCTCCAAAGGCCACTCGGATTCAATCATCAAGACCGGCCGCCTCACGGTTAATCTCGATACCCGCACCGTCGAGGTAGAGAGCCAACCGTTGCATCTGACCGGCAAGGAATACGGCATCCTCGAACTGCTGTCCCTGCGCAAGGGCACGACCCTGACCAAGGAGATGTTCCTCAACCATCTCTATGGCGGCATGGACGAGCCGGAACTGAAGATCATCGACGTCTTCGTCTGCAAGCTGAGGAAGAAGCTGAGCACGGCGACCGGTGGCGAGAACTATATCGAAACGGTCTGGGGTCGCGGCTATGTGCTACGCGACCCGGAAGACAGCTCCCTGCCCGCCAAGACGGCCGAGAGCGCCTGA
- a CDS encoding protein-glutamate methylesterase/protein-glutamine glutaminase, with product MTPFKAAAAGAGGKAGPYRVMVVDDSAVIRGLLTRALESDPAIKVVTTVGNGQLAIDALARPDNDIEVIVLDIEMPVMDGLTALPRLLQTKPGVAVIMASTLTLKGASVSMKAMSLGASDYVPKPTTTGAISAATDFKADLVEKVKSWAQAGRRKRGIAAPSPTGEPGAAAPTALKRLYGSQPVKLRDMPPLLKPDCLAIGSSTGGPQALFKVFQAVGKITHLPVFVTQHMPATFTTILAEHLGQAAGMPSAEAKDGEPVVAGRIYVAPGDYHMVVEGTAVQRVVRLNKNPPENFCRPAVDPMLRSIAKVYGAKTLFVMLTGMGQDGLKGAQELTNAGGTVIAQDEPSSVVWGMPGAVATAGLCSAVLPLADIGPFVKKTIFRSGT from the coding sequence ATGACACCCTTCAAAGCGGCAGCAGCGGGCGCCGGCGGTAAGGCCGGACCGTATCGCGTCATGGTGGTGGATGACTCCGCCGTCATTCGCGGCTTGCTGACCCGCGCATTGGAATCCGACCCGGCTATCAAAGTGGTCACCACGGTCGGCAACGGGCAGTTGGCCATCGACGCCCTGGCGCGCCCGGACAATGACATTGAAGTCATCGTGCTCGATATCGAGATGCCGGTGATGGATGGCCTGACGGCACTGCCGCGCCTGTTGCAAACGAAGCCTGGCGTCGCGGTGATCATGGCCTCGACGCTCACCCTCAAAGGGGCGTCGGTGTCGATGAAGGCGATGTCGCTGGGTGCTTCCGATTATGTGCCGAAGCCGACCACGACTGGCGCCATTTCTGCCGCCACCGATTTCAAGGCAGACCTCGTCGAGAAGGTGAAATCCTGGGCCCAGGCCGGCCGTCGCAAGCGCGGCATCGCGGCGCCTTCGCCGACAGGCGAGCCCGGGGCCGCGGCACCGACCGCACTGAAACGTCTTTACGGCTCGCAGCCGGTAAAACTGCGCGACATGCCGCCCTTGCTGAAGCCGGATTGCCTGGCTATCGGTTCATCAACAGGCGGCCCGCAGGCATTGTTCAAGGTGTTCCAGGCAGTCGGCAAGATCACGCATTTGCCGGTCTTTGTGACACAGCACATGCCGGCAACCTTTACCACCATTCTTGCTGAACATCTGGGCCAGGCGGCGGGCATGCCATCGGCTGAAGCCAAGGATGGCGAACCGGTTGTGGCAGGACGCATCTATGTGGCGCCCGGCGACTATCACATGGTTGTCGAAGGTACAGCGGTGCAGCGCGTCGTCCGACTTAACAAGAACCCACCTGAGAATTTCTGCCGCCCTGCGGTCGATCCCATGCTGCGTTCCATTGCCAAGGTTTACGGAGCCAAGACATTGTTTGTCATGCTCACGGGAATGGGGCAGGATGGTTTGAAGGGGGCACAGGAACTGACCAATGCTGGGGGAACTGTGATCGCCCAAGACGAACCAAGTTCTGTGGTGTGGGGTATGCCCGGCGCCGTGGCGACTGCGGGTCTTTGTTCAGCGGTTCTTCCGCTCGCCGATATCGGCCCATTCGTCAAAAAGACGATCTTCCGCAGCGGGACATGA
- a CDS encoding response regulator, whose product MKSCLVVDDSKVVRMVARKILEGLNFQIVEAENGKLAMEECVKEMPDAILLDWNMPVMSGIEFLRLLRKMDGGQTPIVVFCTTENDIQHIQEAITAGANEYIMKPFDSEIIESKFSQVGLL is encoded by the coding sequence ATGAAGTCTTGCCTCGTGGTTGACGATTCCAAAGTCGTCCGCATGGTGGCCCGCAAGATTCTTGAGGGCCTCAACTTCCAGATCGTCGAAGCCGAAAACGGCAAACTCGCCATGGAAGAGTGCGTCAAGGAAATGCCTGACGCCATTCTGCTCGACTGGAACATGCCAGTCATGAGCGGGATCGAGTTCCTGCGCTTGCTGCGCAAGATGGATGGCGGCCAGACTCCTATCGTGGTGTTCTGCACGACGGAAAACGACATCCAGCACATCCAGGAGGCCATCACGGCGGGCGCCAACGAGTACATCATGAAGCCGTTCGACAGTGAGATCATCGAATCGAAGTTCTCCCAGGTCGGTTTGTTGTGA
- a CDS encoding flagellar biosynthesis protein FlhF, with the protein MRLRTYNAPSMKDAMAAVKAELGEDAVILNVEQIGQVVKITAALDRDAILAQPPAPAQDPLDAIAQALDFHRVAPTLADRLTQQAAQVLLENPHQALAAALRLRFPSQPLTERRPARPIMLVGLPGAGKTATLAKLIARAKLRKWQSVAITCDVVKAGAVEQLGTYAKALQVQAFRAGDAGTLKRAVAQAPADALVIIDTVGCNPLEAGDLAHLTDLAQAVKAEMVLVMAAGGCPVESGELGQLFAEAGASRLIPTRIDAARRYGGILSAAEAGRFAFAEFGVSPEIATGLDIVGADRLAEWLLQSRPDAAPKRELPRQAFGTRS; encoded by the coding sequence ATGCGCCTGCGCACCTACAACGCGCCCAGCATGAAGGACGCCATGGCCGCGGTGAAGGCCGAGCTGGGCGAAGATGCAGTCATTCTGAATGTCGAACAGATCGGGCAGGTGGTCAAAATCACCGCAGCGCTCGATCGCGATGCGATCCTCGCTCAGCCGCCCGCCCCTGCCCAGGATCCGCTCGACGCCATAGCCCAGGCACTCGACTTCCACCGGGTCGCACCGACGCTTGCCGATCGGCTGACGCAGCAGGCGGCACAGGTACTGCTCGAGAACCCGCACCAGGCCCTGGCGGCTGCGCTGCGCCTGCGCTTTCCGAGCCAGCCGCTGACGGAGCGCCGCCCGGCCCGGCCGATCATGCTGGTCGGCCTGCCGGGCGCCGGCAAAACGGCAACGCTTGCCAAGTTGATCGCCCGCGCCAAACTGCGCAAGTGGCAGAGCGTCGCCATCACCTGCGACGTCGTCAAGGCCGGTGCCGTTGAACAGCTTGGCACCTATGCCAAGGCTTTGCAGGTGCAAGCCTTTCGGGCCGGCGATGCCGGTACGTTGAAGCGAGCAGTAGCCCAGGCACCCGCCGATGCGCTGGTCATCATCGACACCGTCGGCTGCAACCCACTGGAGGCCGGCGATCTGGCTCATCTCACCGACCTCGCCCAGGCGGTCAAAGCCGAAATGGTTCTGGTCATGGCGGCCGGCGGCTGCCCAGTCGAATCCGGGGAACTCGGCCAGCTATTTGCCGAAGCCGGGGCCAGCCGCCTTATCCCCACCCGCATTGACGCCGCGCGGCGCTACGGTGGTATCCTGTCGGCAGCTGAGGCTGGTCGGTTCGCTTTCGCGGAATTCGGTGTGTCGCCCGAAATCGCAACCGGGCTTGATATCGTCGGCGCGGATCGGTTGGCTGAATGGCTGTTGCAGAGCCGGCCAGATGCCGCGCCAAAGCGTGAACTGCCCCGTCAAGCATTTGGAACGAGATCATGA
- the flhA gene encoding flagellar biosynthesis protein FlhA yields the protein MTDAATGNGTPGGGMQSLGHALKFLKRGEIALALGLVSVLSVLIFPMPAWLLDISLAFSITISILILMTVLFIEKPLDFSSFPTVLLLVTMLRLALNLASTRLILTHGHEGTDAAGHVIQAFGGFIMGGNYVIGIIVFAILVLVNFVVITKGSGRIAEVSARFSLDAMPGKQMAVDADLSAGLIDEKEAKARRKNLEDESNFFGSMDGAAKFVRGDAIAGLIIVFINVIGGIIIGVAQEGLSMSEAASTYTLLTVGDGLVSQIPALIVSTGAGMLVTKAGVSGSTDKALFKQLSGYPAALGLAAFLMTLMSLMPGIPTLPFLSLAGLTGLMAYLVMRHQKKAAVVAVQQQVAEQSHVPVAEEPISTALSLDAIRLELGYGLLGLINTERGHRLTDQVKALRRQLAGEMGYILPAVRIQDNLQIQANSYVIRIKEIEAGRGDLRPNMILVMDPRGDKINMSGEETTEPTFGLPAMWVDPSAREEALFRGYTVVDPATVITTHLTELVKDNMAELLSHAETQKLLDELPKENQKLVADLIPGQISVGGVQRVLQALLSERVSIRDLPNILEGVAEAAGYSRNVNAIVEHVRARLARQISDASSDGSGVIPLVTLSPEWEQAFANAVRGDGEDRQLVMAPSDLQQFIQSVRQTFERFAIMGDSPVLLTSPGIRPFVRSIVERFRPATTVMSQNEIHPKAKIRTLGQI from the coding sequence ATGACCGATGCGGCGACGGGCAATGGCACTCCAGGCGGCGGCATGCAGTCGCTCGGCCACGCACTCAAGTTCCTCAAGCGCGGCGAGATTGCGCTGGCACTGGGCCTCGTGTCTGTGCTGTCGGTGCTCATCTTCCCGATGCCGGCTTGGCTGCTCGATATCTCGCTAGCCTTCTCGATCACCATCTCAATCCTCATCCTGATGACGGTGCTGTTCATCGAGAAGCCGCTCGACTTCTCCAGCTTTCCGACCGTCCTCCTTCTGGTAACGATGCTGCGCTTGGCGCTCAACCTCGCCTCAACCCGCCTCATCCTTACCCATGGCCATGAAGGCACTGATGCCGCCGGTCACGTCATCCAGGCCTTCGGCGGCTTCATCATGGGTGGCAACTACGTCATCGGCATCATCGTCTTCGCCATCCTGGTGCTGGTAAACTTCGTCGTCATCACCAAGGGTTCGGGCCGTATCGCCGAAGTGTCGGCGCGCTTCAGCCTGGACGCCATGCCCGGCAAGCAGATGGCGGTCGACGCCGACCTGTCGGCCGGCCTGATCGACGAAAAGGAAGCCAAGGCAAGGCGCAAGAACCTCGAAGACGAAAGCAACTTCTTCGGCTCCATGGACGGTGCGGCGAAGTTCGTTCGCGGTGACGCCATCGCCGGCCTCATCATCGTCTTCATCAACGTCATTGGCGGCATCATCATCGGCGTGGCGCAAGAGGGCCTCTCGATGAGCGAGGCGGCCTCGACCTACACCTTGCTGACGGTCGGCGACGGCCTGGTTTCGCAGATTCCGGCGCTCATCGTTTCGACCGGCGCCGGCATGCTGGTCACCAAGGCAGGCGTTTCCGGCTCGACAGACAAGGCGCTCTTCAAGCAGTTGTCCGGCTATCCGGCGGCGTTGGGGCTTGCTGCCTTCCTGATGACGCTCATGTCGCTGATGCCGGGCATCCCAACCCTGCCTTTTCTCAGCTTGGCGGGACTGACCGGCCTCATGGCCTATCTGGTCATGCGCCATCAGAAGAAAGCCGCCGTTGTCGCGGTGCAACAGCAGGTGGCCGAGCAATCCCATGTGCCTGTCGCCGAAGAGCCGATTTCGACCGCGTTGTCGCTCGATGCCATCCGCCTCGAGCTCGGCTACGGGCTTCTTGGCCTCATCAATACGGAGCGCGGGCATCGCTTGACCGACCAGGTCAAGGCGCTGCGCCGGCAGCTCGCCGGCGAAATGGGCTATATCCTGCCAGCCGTCCGCATCCAGGACAATTTGCAGATCCAGGCCAATTCCTATGTGATCCGCATCAAGGAAATCGAGGCCGGGCGTGGCGATTTGCGCCCCAACATGATCCTGGTGATGGATCCACGCGGCGACAAGATCAACATGTCCGGCGAGGAGACCACCGAGCCCACCTTCGGCCTGCCCGCCATGTGGGTTGATCCCAGCGCCCGTGAGGAGGCACTCTTTCGCGGCTATACCGTTGTCGATCCGGCGACCGTCATCACGACACATTTGACGGAGCTGGTGAAGGACAACATGGCCGAGCTGCTGTCGCATGCCGAAACGCAGAAGCTGCTCGACGAACTGCCGAAGGAAAACCAGAAGCTGGTTGCCGATCTCATTCCCGGCCAGATTTCCGTGGGCGGCGTCCAGCGCGTTCTGCAGGCGCTTCTGTCGGAACGCGTCTCCATCCGCGACCTGCCGAATATTCTCGAAGGGGTCGCCGAAGCGGCCGGCTATTCCCGCAACGTCAACGCCATCGTCGAGCATGTCCGCGCACGCCTCGCCCGCCAGATATCGGATGCCAGCAGCGACGGCTCCGGCGTGATCCCGCTGGTGACGTTGTCGCCCGAATGGGAGCAGGCCTTCGCCAACGCCGTCCGCGGTGATGGCGAGGACCGGCAGTTGGTCATGGCGCCGAGCGACCTGCAGCAATTCATCCAGAGCGTCCGCCAGACTTTCGAGCGTTTCGCCATCATGGGCGATAGCCCGGTCCTGCTGACCAGCCCCGGGATCCGCCCCTTCGTCCGGTCGATCGTCGAGCGCTTCCGCCCGGCGACAACCGTGATGTCGCAGAATGAAATTCATCCCAAGGCCAAGATTCGCACTCTCGGGCAGATCTGA
- a CDS encoding MinD/ParA family protein has product MNEQAQRGIAAVKSDSAVIPGAIAIASGKGGVGKTWLSITLAQALSRNGERVVLFDGDLGLANVDIQLGLTPAIDLGTAIERQLPLARAVTRSAAGFDVIAGRSGSGGLANMPLHRLSALIAALRDVATQYDRVIIDLGAGIDRPVRLLAAQCETALVVANDEPTTLTDAYALIKMLTSDQAPCRVGLVVNSAQDTIQGQQTYATLSKACQNFLKLDPPLLGIIRRDPKVKEAIRAQAPLLTRHPGSIAAQDVEALAGQIPLINLT; this is encoded by the coding sequence ATGAACGAGCAGGCACAGCGCGGCATCGCCGCCGTCAAATCCGATAGTGCCGTTATTCCCGGCGCGATCGCGATCGCCTCGGGCAAGGGCGGTGTCGGCAAGACCTGGCTTTCCATCACCCTCGCCCAGGCATTGTCACGCAATGGGGAGCGCGTCGTCCTGTTCGACGGCGATCTCGGCCTTGCCAATGTGGATATTCAGCTTGGCCTGACGCCGGCGATCGATCTCGGCACGGCAATCGAACGGCAACTGCCGCTGGCCAGGGCCGTCACCCGCTCTGCGGCCGGATTTGATGTGATTGCCGGTCGCTCCGGCTCCGGCGGCCTCGCCAACATGCCCTTGCACCGACTCTCTGCGCTGATCGCGGCGTTGCGCGACGTGGCGACACAATATGACCGCGTCATCATCGACCTTGGTGCGGGCATCGACCGACCGGTCCGCCTGCTCGCGGCGCAATGCGAGACGGCGCTTGTCGTCGCCAATGACGAGCCGACCACGCTCACCGATGCCTACGCGCTCATCAAGATGTTGACCTCCGACCAGGCGCCCTGCCGGGTGGGCCTGGTCGTCAATTCGGCGCAGGACACCATCCAGGGCCAGCAGACCTACGCCACGCTTTCAAAGGCCTGCCAGAATTTCCTGAAGCTGGATCCGCCGCTCCTTGGCATCATCCGCCGCGACCCAAAGGTGAAGGAGGCGATCCGCGCCCAAGCGCCGTTGCTCACACGCCATCCCGGCAGCATCGCCGCGCAGGATGTGGAGGCGCTGGCCGGGCAGATCCCGCTCATCAACCTCACATGA
- the fliI gene encoding flagellar protein export ATPase FliI, which yields MSAKLQDFDAFYRELARVPEIRIYGRVAAVVGMLVEISGMESALSIGARCALVDRNQRQVPCEIVGFREGLALAMTYGSLEGVGLGSKVVLIDGEPVVRPTRAWLGRVINAFGEPIDGKGPLPQGPEPCRIRNQPPPAHARVRVGGKIDLGIKAINTFTSVCKGQRLGIFAASGIGKSVLMSMMARYTSLDINVIGLIGERGREVQEFIEDELGPEGLARSVVVVATSDESPLLRRQAAQMTLALAELFRDQGEDVLCLMDSVTRFAMAMREIGLSIGEPPASKGYTPSVFAELPRLLERAGPGVAGSGSITGLFTVLVEGDDHNEPIADACRGILDGHIVLERSIAERGRYPAVNILRSLSRTMPGCNNEFENKIVREARRHMSVYEDMAELIRLGAYKRGTDPAVDQALLLYPEIERFLGQRREEQSTLASGYSTLAGILGLVDDTAVTGDEAASE from the coding sequence GTGAGCGCCAAATTGCAGGATTTCGACGCGTTCTACCGCGAGCTCGCGCGCGTGCCCGAAATACGTATCTATGGGCGCGTCGCCGCCGTCGTCGGCATGCTGGTCGAGATCAGCGGCATGGAAAGCGCGCTTTCGATCGGCGCGCGTTGCGCGCTGGTGGACCGCAACCAGCGCCAGGTGCCGTGCGAAATCGTCGGCTTCCGCGAAGGCCTGGCACTCGCCATGACCTATGGCTCGCTGGAAGGCGTGGGACTGGGCAGCAAGGTTGTGTTGATCGACGGCGAGCCGGTCGTGCGTCCGACCCGTGCCTGGCTGGGCCGCGTGATCAATGCCTTCGGCGAACCGATCGATGGCAAGGGGCCTTTGCCGCAGGGGCCGGAACCCTGCCGGATCCGCAACCAACCGCCACCCGCCCATGCGCGTGTCCGTGTCGGGGGCAAGATCGACCTCGGCATCAAGGCCATCAACACCTTCACGAGCGTCTGCAAGGGGCAGCGCCTTGGCATCTTTGCGGCATCCGGCATCGGCAAGTCGGTGCTGATGTCGATGATGGCGCGCTATACCTCGCTCGACATCAACGTGATCGGGCTGATCGGTGAACGTGGCCGCGAAGTGCAGGAGTTCATCGAGGACGAATTGGGGCCGGAAGGCTTGGCCCGCAGCGTCGTCGTTGTCGCGACTTCGGATGAATCGCCGTTGCTCCGGCGCCAGGCGGCGCAGATGACGCTGGCACTGGCGGAACTCTTCCGCGATCAGGGCGAAGATGTTCTTTGCCTGATGGATTCCGTGACCCGCTTTGCCATGGCGATGCGCGAGATCGGCCTTTCGATCGGCGAGCCGCCTGCCTCCAAAGGCTACACACCATCGGTTTTTGCCGAGCTGCCGCGATTGTTGGAACGGGCAGGGCCTGGCGTGGCAGGATCCGGCTCGATCACCGGCCTCTTCACCGTGCTGGTCGAAGGCGACGATCATAACGAACCCATTGCCGATGCCTGCCGCGGAATCTTGGACGGGCATATCGTGCTGGAGCGCTCGATTGCCGAGCGCGGGCGCTATCCGGCAGTCAATATCCTGCGCTCGCTGTCGCGCACCATGCCCGGCTGCAACAACGAGTTCGAAAACAAGATCGTGCGTGAGGCGCGGCGCCATATGTCGGTCTATGAGGACATGGCCGAACTCATTCGCCTCGGCGCCTATAAACGCGGCACCGATCCGGCGGTCGACCAGGCATTGCTGCTATACCCGGAGATCGAACGGTTCCTTGGCCAGCGGCGCGAGGAGCAGTCGACGCTTGCCAGCGGCTACAGCACATTGGCAGGTATTCTAGGGCTTGTGGATGATACAGCCGTGACTGGCGACGAGGCTGCCAGCGAATGA
- a CDS encoding CheR family methyltransferase, translating into MTITDFDFICQILKTRSGLLLTNDKAYLLESRLLPVARKWKLATFDDLVRLIRTKNDEAVIRDVVEAMTTNESFFFRDTKPFDQFKQICLPAMLKARAAQKTLRIWSAACSSGQEAYSLAMILSEMGAQLNGWKIDIVGTDLSQEILNRAKEGMYSQFEVQRGLPITLLVKYFQQTGDRWKLSDTIRNKVQYREWNLLNDPAPLGKFDIVYCRNVLIYFDQPTKSKVLAGIAKQMPDDGFLFLGGAETVLGISDKFQLLPGQRGIYGLTGGIKAPTAFGAAPATPRA; encoded by the coding sequence ATGACGATCACGGACTTCGACTTCATTTGCCAGATCCTGAAGACCCGGTCGGGCCTGTTGCTGACCAACGACAAGGCATATCTGTTGGAGAGCCGCCTGTTGCCGGTCGCGCGCAAGTGGAAGCTCGCAACCTTTGACGATCTCGTGCGTCTCATCCGGACCAAGAATGACGAAGCGGTCATCCGCGACGTGGTCGAGGCGATGACCACGAATGAGTCCTTCTTCTTCCGCGACACCAAGCCCTTCGATCAGTTCAAGCAGATTTGCCTGCCGGCGATGCTCAAGGCACGTGCCGCGCAGAAAACCCTTCGCATCTGGTCGGCTGCCTGCTCGTCGGGGCAGGAAGCCTATTCGCTGGCCATGATCCTGTCCGAGATGGGGGCGCAGCTCAATGGCTGGAAGATCGACATTGTTGGTACCGACCTGTCGCAGGAAATTCTCAACCGCGCCAAGGAAGGCATGTACTCTCAGTTCGAGGTGCAGCGCGGCCTGCCGATCACGCTGCTGGTGAAATATTTCCAGCAGACCGGCGATCGCTGGAAGCTTTCGGACACCATTCGCAACAAGGTGCAGTACCGCGAGTGGAACCTGCTCAATGACCCAGCGCCCTTGGGCAAGTTCGACATCGTCTATTGCCGCAACGTGCTGATCTATTTCGACCAGCCGACCAAGTCCAAGGTCCTTGCCGGTATCGCCAAGCAGATGCCCGATGATGGCTTTTTGTTTCTTGGCGGTGCCGAGACCGTGCTTGGCATCTCGGACAAGTTCCAGTTGCTGCCCGGCCAGCGCGGCATCTACGGGCTCACCGGCGGCATCAAGGCGCCGACCGCTTTCGGTGCGGCCCCGGCGACACCGCGGGCATAG